In Larus michahellis unplaced genomic scaffold, bLarMic1.1 SCAFFOLD_506, whole genome shotgun sequence, the DNA window acggtgtccccacggtgtccccaaagCGTCCCCAGAATGGCCCCAAAGAGTCCCCAAAGAGTCCCCACAGTGGCCCCACGGTGGCCCCAAAGTGGCCCCACGGTggccccacggtgtccccatggTGGTCCCAGAGTGACCCCAAAGTGGCCCCAAAAGATCCCCACAGTGGCCCCAAAGTggccccacggtgtccccaaagCGTCCCCAAAGTGGCCCCAAAAAGTCCCCAAAGAGTCCCCACAGTGGCCCCACAGtggccccacagtgtccccagagTGGCCCCAAAGAGTCCCCACAGTGGCCCCAAAGAGTCCCCAAAGTGGCCTCACGGTGTCCCCATGGTGGTCCCAAAGTGGCCCCAAAAGATCCCCAAAGAGTCCCCAAAGAGTCCCCACAGtggccccacagtgtccccaaggtggCCCCAGAGTGGCCCCAAAGTGGCCCCAAAAGATCCCCAAAGAGTCCCCAAAGTggccccacggtgtccccacggTGGCCCCAAGGTGGTCCCAGAGTGTCCCCAAAGTGGCCCCAAAGTGGCCCCAAAAGATCCCCAAAgagtccccatggtgtccccacggtgtccccagaGTGGCCCCACAGTGGCCCCAAAGtggccccatggtggccccacggtgtccccaaggtggCCCCAGAGTGGCCCCAAAAGATCCCCAAAGAGTCCCCAAAGTGGCCCCAAAGTggccccacggtgtccccacggtgtccccaaagTGGCCCCATGGTTTCCCAAAGCATCCCCACAGTGGCCCCAAAgagtccccaaagtgtccccacaGTGGCCCCACGGTGGCCCCAAGGTGGTCCCAGAGTGGCCCCAAAGTGGCCCCAAAAGATCCCCAAAACATCCCCAAAGAGTCCCCAAAGTGGCTCCAAAGCGGCCCCAAAGTggccccacggtgtccccacagTGGCCCCACACTGTCCTCGAAGCAGCCCCAGAGTGTCCCCGAAgcgtccccacggtgtccccacactgtccccagaGTGGCCCCGAAGTGGCCCCAAAAGATCCCCAAAgagtccccaaagtgtccccacaGTGACCCCAAAGCGGCCCCAGAGTGTCCCCAAAAGATCCCTGAAGTGGCCCCAGAGTGGCCCCAAAGTGTCCCCGAAGTGGCCGCAgagtgtccccaaggtgtccccaaagTGGCCCCAAAGTAGCCCCACACTGTCCCCGAAGTGGCCCCACAGTGGCCCCAAAGCAGCCCCGAAGCGGCCCCAAAGCGGCCCAAAAACATCCCCAAAGTGGCCCCGaagtgtccccaaagtgtccccaaaGGGAGGTGTCCCCGaggcaggggcggggggaggggggtgacagggggtgacacgAGGTGacggggagggactgggggggggatggaggggacggggggtggcgggggggtggcaggaggggacaggggggtggcagggaggggacaggaggtgacaggagggggcaggg includes these proteins:
- the LOC141737288 gene encoding uncharacterized protein LOC141737288; translated protein: DAAPRGWPHGGPTVAPKDPQRVPRVAPKSPQSGPTVAPRWPQKIPKESPEWPQRVPKVAPRWPQGGPKRSPKSPQSGPKESPKWPHGGPRVVPEWPQSVPKASPEWPQRVPTVSPRWSQSGPRVAPKSPHGVPKESPKWPHSGPKESPQCPQGGPRVVPEWPQSGPKRSPKSPQSGPKVAPWCPQSGPKESPKCPQKIPTVAPKWPHGGPRVAPKWPQKIPKESPKWPHGVPTVSPKRPQNGPKESPKSPHSGPTVAPKWPHGGPTVSPWWSQSDPKVAPKDPHSGPKVAPRCPQSVPKVAPKSPQRVPTVAPQWPHSVPRVAPKSPHSGPKESPKWPHGVPMVVPKWPQKIPKESPKSPHSGPTVSPRWPQSGPKVAPKDPQRVPKVAPRCPHGGPKVVPECPQSGPKVAPKDPQRVPMVSPRCPQSGPTVAPKWPHGGPTVSPRWPQSGPKRSPKSPQSGPKVAPRCPHGVPKVAPWFPKASPQWPQRVPKVSPQWPHGGPKVVPEWPQSGPKRSPKHPQRVPKVAPKRPQSGPTVSPQWPHTVLEAAPECPRSVPTVSPHCPQSGPEVAPKDPQRVPKVSPQ